The DNA sequence GCCACAAGGTCATATGCAAGTTGTGATGAACACCATTGACTTTGGCTTGAATCCGCAGGCAGCACTTGATGCACCAAGGTGGCAATGGATGAAGGATAAGCAAGTATTATTGGAGCAGACAGTTCCGAATCACCTCGCAACCTCCCTTTCGGCAATGGGGCATCACATTCAAGTAACACATCAATCAGGTAGCTTCGGTCGTGGTCAAATCATTTGGAGAGATCCTAAAACAGGTGTGCTTGCTGGTGGAACAGAATCTCGAACAGATGGTGCCATTGCTGTTTATTAAAGGTAATAAGGAGTATAAAGATGATACAAAAAGATATATTTTTTGCTTTTCTTAGAGTTGGTTTGCTCGGATTTGGAGGAGGACCATCCTCCATTCCCCTTTTTCAAAAGGAAGTTGTAGAAAAATATAAATGGATGACAGATGAAGAGTTCTCTGACATTTTAGCGATTGGAAATACGTTACCAGGCCCAATTGCAACTAAAATGGCAGGCTATTTAGGGTTTCGAGTAGCTGGAGTAGTAGGGATGGTCAACGCACTCATTGCATCTGTTATTCCAACTGTTGTCCTTTTAATATTACTGTTTACTTATTTAGCTTCCTATCGAGATCAGCCTTGGGTTCACGGAATGACACACGGGGTCATTCCAGTAGTCGCTGTCATGATGGCAACTTTAACGTATGGCTTTGTTAAAAAATCAACAAAAGATTTTGGTTGGCTCATATCTATTGCACTCATCATTTTCTCTGTTATTTTCATTAGTATTATCGGTCTCCATCCTGGTTTTGTCATCGGAGCACTCATTCTTTTTGCATTATTAAAAAAGACGAAAGT is a window from the Evansella cellulosilytica DSM 2522 genome containing:
- a CDS encoding chromate transporter, whose amino-acid sequence is MIQKDIFFAFLRVGLLGFGGGPSSIPLFQKEVVEKYKWMTDEEFSDILAIGNTLPGPIATKMAGYLGFRVAGVVGMVNALIASVIPTVVLLILLFTYLASYRDQPWVHGMTHGVIPVVAVMMATLTYGFVKKSTKDFGWLISIALIIFSVIFISIIGLHPGFVIGALILFALLKKTKVPLDEKEKGESS